The proteins below come from a single Danio aesculapii chromosome 23, fDanAes4.1, whole genome shotgun sequence genomic window:
- the naca gene encoding LOW QUALITY PROTEIN: nascent polypeptide-associated complex subunit alpha (The sequence of the model RefSeq protein was modified relative to this genomic sequence to represent the inferred CDS: inserted 2 bases in 1 codon) produces MPGEATETVPVTEQEMQQPQAETGSGTESDSDESVPDLEEGDSAQTQTQQAQVRSCSCQAEIDEEPVSKAKQSRSEKKARKAMSKLGLRQVAGVTRVTIRKSRXILFVITKPDVYKSPASDTYIVFGEAKIEDLSQQAQLAAAEKFKVQGEAVSNIQENTQTPTVQEESEEEEVDETGVEVKDIELVMSQANVSRAKAVRALKNNNNDIVNAIMELTIVDGHQGLGHIKMMLIRSTLLFVQFIPKRNKGVA; encoded by the exons ATGCCAGGCGAAGCCACAGAAACTGTCCCTGTTACAGAGCAGGAGATGCAGCAGCCCCAGGCTGAGACGG GGTCTGGAACTGAATCTGACAGTGATGAATCTGTTCCTGACCTGGAGGAAGGAGACTCTGCACAGACGCAAACACAACAGGCACAGGTAAGAT CTTGCAGCTGCCAGGCCGAAATCGATGAGGAACCTGtcagcaaagcaaaacaaagcagAAGTGAGAAAAAAGCTCGCAAG GCTATGTCCAAACTGGGTTTGAGGCAAGTTGCTGGTGTTACCAGGGTAACCATTCGCAAGTCAAG CATTCTCTTTGTCATCACCAAACCAGATGTCTACAAAAGTCCCGCTTCAGATACTTACATTGTCTTCGGCGAGGCAAAG ATTGAAGACCTTTCCCAGCAAGCTCAGTTAGCAGCTGCAGAGAAGTTCAAGGTTCAAGGAGAAGCAGTTTCAAACATCCAAGAAAACACACAGACGCCCACAGTACAGGAGGAGAGTGAAGAGGAAGAG GTTGATGAGACCGGAGTGGAGGTCAAGGACATTGAGCTGGTCATGTCACAGGCCAATGTATCCAGGGCGAAGGCTGTGCGCGCACTGAAGAATAACAACAACGACATTGTCAATGCCATTATG GAATTGACGATTGTAGATGGACATCAGGGACTGGGTCACATTAAGATGATGCTGATTAGATCTACACTATTGTTTGTACAATTTATACCCAAGAGAAATAAAGGAGTGGCttga
- the LOC130217018 gene encoding uncharacterized protein LOC130217018 encodes MSIDNAEMVLGIHLSGVLRCVGSRSGVNFRRLFNSDDKGRVSIRVLYDGECPICVKEISFLQFLQRKRADKVDFVDVSLPEYDESKYGVSYEMAMKEMTVIDKNNKIHQGVPAFTVMYGAVGLGYLGRFLSLPLIRPVMDRAYGVFARNRLKWTGREKCTTGRCVKKET; translated from the exons ATGTCAATTGATAACGCTGAAATGGTTCTCGGGATACATCTGTCTGGGGTTTTAAGATGCGTTGGATCAAGGTCGGGTGTGAATTTTCGGCGACTGTTCAACTCTGATGACAAAGGACGCGTGTCTATAAGG GTGCTGTATGATGGAGAATGCCCAATTTGTGTTAAAGAAATTAGCTTTCTTCAGTTTCTTCAAAGAAAAAGAGCCGACAAAGTAGATTTTGTAGACGTCTCACTGCCAGAATATGACGAGAGCAAATATGGAGTCAGTTATGAGATGGCAATGAAGGAAATGACAGTGATTGACAAGAATAACAAG ATTCACCAAGGCGTGCCAGCATTTACAGTGATGTACGGTGCGGTGGGTTTGGGTTATCTTGGCAGATTCCTGTCTCTCCCACTGATCAGGCCTGTAATGGATCGAGCCTATGGGGTGTTTGCACGAAACAGACTGAAGTGGACGGGCAGAGAGAAATGCACCACTGGACGCTGTGTTAAAAAAGAGACATAA